One genomic window of Azospirillum thermophilum includes the following:
- a CDS encoding PDR/VanB family oxidoreductase has protein sequence MDSLDLVVTEIRGETPLVRAIRLARPHGEPLPSWEPGAHVKVRLPGGDDRSYSLINPRPEPGATTRPDSYLLGVRLEEKSTGGSAYMHGLAVGDRVTVSPPANNFPLEPADAPVVLVAGGIGVTPILSMAAWLRASRHPFRFHYAGRSRGQLAFLAECEAAAGGALAVHADDEAGRVFDLPGLMAGLTAGEPLYVCGPLAMIEAARGAAGRLGWSEGRLRFEIFAAAAPQEGDQSFEVVLESSGRSFVVPPDKTILEVLIEAGMDPMYDCKRGDCGICQVSVLDGVPDHRDYLLTEREKASNTVMQICVSRSKTPRLVLDL, from the coding sequence ATGGACAGCCTCGACCTCGTGGTGACGGAGATCCGCGGCGAGACCCCGCTGGTCCGGGCGATCCGGCTGGCCCGCCCGCATGGCGAGCCGCTGCCGAGCTGGGAGCCGGGCGCCCATGTCAAGGTGCGCCTGCCGGGCGGCGACGACCGCTCCTACAGCCTGATCAACCCGCGGCCGGAGCCCGGCGCCACCACCCGGCCGGACAGCTATCTGCTGGGCGTGCGGCTGGAGGAGAAGAGCACCGGCGGCTCGGCCTACATGCATGGGCTGGCGGTGGGCGACCGGGTGACCGTCTCGCCGCCGGCCAACAACTTCCCGCTGGAACCGGCGGATGCCCCGGTGGTGCTGGTGGCCGGCGGCATCGGGGTGACGCCGATCCTGTCCATGGCTGCGTGGCTGCGGGCCTCCCGCCATCCCTTCCGCTTCCATTACGCCGGGCGCAGCCGCGGCCAGCTCGCCTTCCTGGCGGAGTGCGAGGCGGCGGCGGGCGGGGCGCTGGCGGTCCATGCCGACGACGAGGCCGGGCGGGTCTTCGACCTGCCGGGCCTGATGGCCGGGCTGACGGCGGGCGAGCCGCTCTATGTCTGCGGGCCGCTCGCCATGATCGAGGCGGCGCGCGGGGCGGCCGGCCGGCTGGGCTGGAGCGAGGGGCGGCTGCGCTTCGAGATCTTCGCCGCGGCGGCGCCGCAGGAGGGCGACCAGTCCTTCGAGGTGGTGCTGGAGAGCAGCGGCCGCAGCTTCGTCGTGCCGCCGGACAAGACCATCCTGGAGGTGCTGATCGAGGCCGGGATGGACCCGATGTACGACTGCAAGCGCGGCGACTGCGGCATCTGCCAGGTCAGCGTGCTGGACGGCGTTCCCGACCACCGCGACTACCTGCTGACCGAGCGGGAGAAGGCGTCCAACACGGTGATGCAGATCTGCGTGTCGCGCTCGAAGACGCCGCGGCTGGTGCTGGATTTGTAA
- a CDS encoding SDR family NAD(P)-dependent oxidoreductase, whose protein sequence is MSSVPVALVTGGSTGIGEGIVRRMLADGYRVVSLARRSPSWSHERLEALEVDLLDAAATAEAAAEVTRRHAVSHIVHNAGVIWPKLVEEVAQDDLHGLTQLHLGAPLILLQAALPAMKAAGFGRVVLMSSRAALGLQTRTAYSATKAGMIGMARTWALELGPHGITVNVVAPGPIQDTAMFQDVITPGSARETALAASIPVKRLGRTEDVANAVAFFAAREAGFVTGQVLYVCGGASVGSVTI, encoded by the coding sequence ATGAGCAGTGTTCCCGTCGCCCTCGTCACCGGTGGCAGCACCGGCATCGGCGAGGGGATCGTCCGCCGGATGCTGGCGGACGGCTACCGGGTGGTGTCGCTGGCGCGGCGCAGCCCGTCCTGGAGCCACGAGCGGCTGGAGGCGCTGGAGGTCGACCTGCTCGACGCCGCCGCCACCGCCGAGGCGGCGGCCGAGGTGACGCGGCGCCATGCCGTCAGCCACATCGTCCACAATGCCGGCGTCATCTGGCCGAAGCTGGTCGAGGAGGTGGCGCAGGACGACCTGCACGGCCTGACGCAGCTCCACCTCGGCGCGCCGCTGATCCTGCTGCAGGCCGCCCTGCCGGCGATGAAGGCGGCGGGCTTCGGGCGCGTCGTCCTGATGTCGTCGCGCGCGGCGCTGGGCCTGCAGACCCGCACCGCCTACTCGGCGACCAAGGCCGGCATGATCGGCATGGCGCGCACCTGGGCGCTGGAGCTGGGGCCGCACGGCATCACCGTCAACGTGGTGGCGCCCGGCCCGATCCAGGACACCGCCATGTTCCAGGACGTCATCACCCCCGGCAGCGCGCGCGAGACGGCGCTGGCCGCCAGCATCCCGGTGAAGCGGCTGGGCCGGACGGAGGACGTGGCGAACGCCGTGGCCTTCTTCGCCGCCCGCGAGGCCGGATTCGTGACCGGGCAGGTCCTCTATGTCTGCGGCGGCGCCAGCGTCGGATCCGTGACGATCTGA
- a CDS encoding Rieske 2Fe-2S domain-containing protein: MGKYRGNVDAIRGLVRETEVHRDLYTDPEVFELEMEQLFANAWVYVGHDSQVPNPGDFFTTTIGRQPVVMVRHSDGSVRVLYNRCPHKGVKVAGEPCGNTGKFFRCPYHAWSFRTDGSLLSIPLKKGYENTGFEDSHAAKGMTAVGNVRNYRGFVFARLAASGEAFETYFGQSLSSLDNMIDRSPAGRLEVAGGVLRYMHNCNWKMLVENQTDTCHPMVAHESSAGTAVSVWNAAPPGTPKPMAVEIFAPFVSPYEFFENMKIRVWENGHGHTGVSHSIHSDYSAVPGYFEKMSAAYGEERAKAIMDEARHNTVYFPNIMIKGPIQLLRVFRPIAADRTLVESWTFRLVDAPDLLLERTLMYNRLVNAPTSVVGHDDLEMYERAQEALASDGNPWVNVQRLYDPGERVEGEAVTNGTNEWQMRNQFRAWVKYMTAGM; the protein is encoded by the coding sequence ATGGGCAAATACAGAGGAAACGTCGACGCCATCCGCGGGCTGGTGCGCGAGACCGAGGTCCACCGGGATCTCTACACCGATCCCGAGGTCTTCGAGCTGGAGATGGAGCAGCTCTTCGCCAACGCCTGGGTCTATGTCGGCCACGACAGCCAGGTGCCGAACCCCGGCGATTTCTTCACGACGACCATCGGCAGGCAGCCGGTGGTGATGGTCCGCCACAGCGACGGCAGCGTCCGCGTCCTCTACAACCGCTGCCCGCACAAGGGCGTCAAGGTGGCGGGCGAGCCCTGCGGCAATACCGGCAAGTTCTTCCGCTGCCCCTACCATGCCTGGTCCTTCAGGACCGACGGCAGCCTGCTGTCGATCCCGCTGAAGAAGGGCTACGAGAACACCGGCTTCGAGGACAGCCACGCCGCCAAGGGCATGACCGCGGTCGGCAACGTGCGGAACTATCGCGGCTTCGTCTTCGCCCGGCTGGCCGCGAGCGGCGAGGCGTTCGAGACCTATTTCGGGCAGAGCCTGTCGAGCCTCGACAACATGATCGACCGCTCGCCGGCCGGGCGGCTGGAGGTGGCGGGCGGCGTGCTGCGCTACATGCACAACTGCAACTGGAAGATGCTGGTCGAGAACCAGACCGACACCTGCCACCCGATGGTCGCGCATGAAAGCTCGGCCGGGACGGCGGTGTCGGTGTGGAACGCCGCCCCGCCCGGCACGCCCAAGCCGATGGCGGTGGAGATCTTCGCGCCCTTCGTCAGCCCCTACGAGTTCTTCGAGAACATGAAGATCCGGGTGTGGGAGAACGGACACGGCCATACCGGCGTCAGCCACTCCATCCACTCCGACTATTCGGCGGTGCCGGGATACTTCGAGAAGATGAGTGCGGCCTACGGCGAGGAGCGCGCCAAGGCGATCATGGACGAGGCGCGGCACAACACCGTCTATTTCCCCAACATCATGATCAAGGGGCCGATCCAGCTCCTGCGCGTGTTCCGCCCGATCGCCGCCGACCGCACGCTGGTCGAGAGCTGGACCTTCCGGCTGGTCGACGCGCCCGACCTGCTGCTGGAACGCACGCTGATGTACAACCGCCTGGTCAATGCCCCGACCTCGGTGGTCGGCCACGACGACCTGGAGATGTACGAGCGCGCCCAGGAGGCGCTGGCCAGCGACGGCAATCCCTGGGTCAACGTCCAGCGCCTCTACGATCCCGGCGAACGGGTGGAGGGGGAGGCCGTCACCAACGGCACCAACGAGTGGCAGATGCGCAACCAGTTCCGCGCCTGGGTCAAGTACATGACCGCCGGGATGTGA
- a CDS encoding aromatic-ring-hydroxylating dioxygenase subunit beta, whose product MTDMTTPISAASITGSPTDAQLVEFVTREARLLDQQRHEEWLELFTPDGHYWVPLEHGQTDPRLTCSLMYEDLLLLKVRVERLKGRRTFSQQPQSRCHHLLQTPMVDVRDEGANRYVTWTPMHYVEARRDEQTLYAAWATHHLTVVDGRLRMTLKRVDLVNCDAAFGNIQLFP is encoded by the coding sequence ATGACCGACATGACGACTCCGATCTCCGCGGCTTCGATCACCGGGAGTCCGACCGACGCGCAGCTCGTCGAGTTCGTGACGCGCGAGGCGCGGCTGCTCGACCAGCAGCGCCATGAGGAGTGGCTGGAGCTGTTCACCCCCGACGGCCATTACTGGGTGCCGCTGGAGCATGGGCAGACCGACCCGCGCCTGACCTGCTCGCTGATGTACGAGGACCTGCTGCTGCTGAAGGTCCGGGTGGAGCGGCTGAAGGGCCGGCGCACCTTCTCGCAGCAGCCGCAGAGCCGCTGCCATCATCTGCTGCAGACGCCGATGGTCGACGTCCGCGACGAGGGGGCCAACCGCTACGTCACCTGGACGCCGATGCACTATGTCGAGGCGCGGCGGGACGAGCAGACGCTCTACGCCGCCTGGGCGACGCACCACCTGACGGTCGTGGACGGCCGGCTGCGGATGACGCTGAAGCGCGTCGATCTGGTGAACTGCGACGCCGCCTTCGGCAACATCCAGCTTTTCCCGTGA
- a CDS encoding AMP-binding protein — MLDHATVANAFGHAAATWPDRPFLAVLPETAGIYGIEAGEISYAAAAALVERSAAAWSAAGYGHGHRVGLLLENRPAFFLTWFALNRLGISVVPINPDMRSAELEYLIGHSELVAAVAIPSRRQDILAAAAAVARVVAVVEPGEAPPPAPSAPPRGGVPDIDSECALLYTSGTTGRPKGCVLPNEYFLEAGRWYSGTGGLIAMRPGAERMLTPLPVFHMNAMAYSAMAMVATGGCLIAVDRFHPRSWWDSVRQSGATIVHYLGVMPSMLIGLPEDPRDRDHAVRFGFGAGVPRELQAPFEARFGFPLIEAWAMTETGAGAVIAAGEEPRHVGSNCFGRVHPSIEVRVVAEGGGEAGADEPGELLVRRAGDSPRFGFFREYLKDAEATAEAWAGGWFHTGDVVRRGPDGSFHFVDRKKNVIRRSGENISAVEVEGVLLRHPAVKAVAVAAAPDAVRGDEVLACVVTKEPAGEGEREALAAGLVSHCLSRLAYYKAPGWVAFVEELPLTSTQKIQRGQLKELVARIVAAGTAIDTRAMKKRG; from the coding sequence ATGCTCGACCATGCCACCGTCGCCAACGCCTTCGGCCACGCGGCGGCCACCTGGCCCGACCGGCCCTTCCTGGCCGTCCTGCCGGAAACCGCCGGCATCTACGGCATCGAGGCGGGGGAAATCTCCTACGCCGCCGCCGCCGCTCTCGTGGAGCGCAGCGCCGCGGCCTGGAGCGCCGCCGGCTACGGCCATGGGCACCGCGTCGGGCTGCTGCTGGAGAACCGGCCGGCCTTCTTCCTGACCTGGTTCGCGCTGAACCGGCTCGGCATCTCGGTGGTGCCGATCAACCCTGACATGCGCTCGGCCGAGCTGGAATATCTGATCGGCCATTCGGAGCTGGTGGCGGCGGTGGCGATCCCGTCGCGCCGGCAGGACATCCTCGCCGCCGCCGCCGCGGTGGCCCGCGTGGTGGCGGTGGTGGAGCCGGGCGAGGCGCCGCCCCCGGCGCCGAGCGCGCCGCCGCGGGGCGGGGTGCCGGACATCGACAGCGAATGCGCGCTGCTCTACACCTCGGGCACCACCGGGCGGCCGAAGGGCTGCGTCCTGCCCAACGAGTATTTCCTGGAGGCCGGGCGCTGGTACAGCGGGACCGGCGGGCTGATCGCCATGCGGCCGGGCGCCGAGCGGATGCTGACCCCGCTGCCGGTCTTCCACATGAACGCGATGGCCTACAGCGCCATGGCGATGGTCGCCACCGGCGGCTGCCTGATCGCGGTGGACCGCTTCCATCCGCGGAGCTGGTGGGACAGCGTGCGGCAGTCGGGCGCCACCATCGTCCATTATCTCGGCGTCATGCCCTCCATGCTGATCGGCCTGCCGGAGGACCCGCGCGACCGCGACCATGCGGTGCGCTTCGGCTTCGGCGCCGGGGTGCCGCGCGAGCTGCAGGCGCCCTTCGAGGCGCGCTTCGGCTTCCCGCTGATCGAGGCCTGGGCGATGACCGAGACGGGGGCCGGCGCGGTGATCGCCGCCGGCGAGGAGCCGCGCCATGTCGGGTCGAACTGCTTCGGCCGCGTCCACCCCTCCATCGAGGTGCGGGTGGTGGCGGAGGGCGGCGGGGAGGCCGGGGCGGACGAGCCGGGCGAGCTGCTGGTCCGCCGGGCCGGCGACAGCCCGCGCTTCGGCTTCTTCCGCGAATATCTGAAGGATGCCGAGGCGACGGCCGAGGCCTGGGCCGGCGGCTGGTTCCACACCGGCGACGTGGTGCGGCGGGGGCCGGACGGCTCCTTCCACTTCGTCGACCGCAAGAAGAACGTGATCCGCCGGTCCGGCGAGAACATCTCGGCGGTGGAGGTGGAGGGGGTGCTGCTGCGCCATCCCGCGGTGAAGGCGGTGGCGGTGGCGGCGGCGCCCGACGCGGTGCGCGGCGACGAGGTGCTGGCCTGCGTGGTGACGAAGGAGCCGGCGGGGGAGGGCGAGCGGGAGGCGCTGGCCGCCGGTCTGGTGTCGCACTGCCTGTCGCGGCTCGCCTACTACAAGGCGCCGGGCTGGGTCGCCTTCGTGGAGGAGCTGCCGCTGACCTCGACCCAGAAGATCCAGCGCGGCCAGTTGAAGGAGCTGGTGGCCCGCATCGTCGCGGCGGGGACCGCCATCGACACGCGGGCGATGAAGAAGCGGGGCTGA
- a CDS encoding bifunctional salicylyl-CoA 5-hydroxylase/oxidoreductase, which produces MRIVCIGGGPAGLYFALLMKKLHPAHSVTVVERNRPYDTFGWGVVFSDATMEAMRRWDAETAAEIEQAFNHWDDIELLIKGRRLRTTGHGFVGIGRKRLLNILQARCEALGVELVFEREVESDLEFPDADLIIASDGVWSQIRKRYEDVFQPDLLLRPNRYIWLGTHKQYDAFTFDFRKTEHGWFQAHIYKFDAETSTFIVETTEEAYEAHKLGEMDQQQSIDFCETLFAEVLDGARLMTNARHLRGSAWLNFYRLICGKWSHFNGNSHVVLMGDAAHTAHFAIGSGTKLAIDDAIELTNQFQILGHDAARIPEVLEAYEEVRRVDVARIQNAARNAMEWFEVVGDRYADTLEPEQFMYSMLTRSQRISHENLRLRDKDWLEGYERWFARRSGLTVAEGERALPPMFTPYSIRGVTLPNRIVVSPMAMYSATDGVAGDFHLVHLGARAMGGAGLVFGEMTCVSPDARITPGCLGLWNGEQRDGWRRMVAFIHANSDAKVGIQLGHAGRKGATKLAWEGIDQPLEEGGWPLISASALPYLPHSQVPRAMDRADMDRVRDDFVRSAKLAAETGADWLELHCAHGYLLSSFLSPLTNRREDEYGGSHENRARFPLEVFHAIRAVWPQDKPISVRLSCHDWVEGGNTPDDAAIFARMFKEAGADMIDCSSGQVSKEEKPVYGRLFQTPFSDKIRNEVGIPTIAVGAISEADHANSVIAAGRADLCAVARPHLADPAWALHEAAKIGLTEIAWPRQYRSGKMQYETNLARAAALAGGPAK; this is translated from the coding sequence ATGCGCATCGTCTGCATCGGCGGCGGCCCGGCGGGGCTCTACTTCGCACTCCTGATGAAGAAGCTGCACCCGGCGCATTCCGTGACGGTGGTGGAGCGCAACCGCCCCTACGACACCTTCGGGTGGGGCGTCGTCTTCTCCGACGCCACCATGGAGGCGATGCGCCGCTGGGACGCCGAGACGGCGGCGGAGATCGAGCAGGCCTTCAACCACTGGGACGACATCGAGCTGCTGATCAAGGGCCGGCGCCTGCGCACCACCGGCCACGGCTTCGTCGGGATCGGCCGCAAGCGGCTGCTGAACATCCTGCAGGCCCGCTGCGAGGCGCTGGGGGTCGAGCTGGTGTTCGAACGCGAGGTCGAGTCCGACCTGGAGTTCCCCGACGCCGACCTGATCATCGCGTCGGACGGCGTGTGGTCGCAGATCCGCAAGCGCTACGAGGACGTCTTCCAGCCCGACCTGCTGCTGCGGCCGAACCGCTACATCTGGCTCGGCACCCACAAGCAGTACGACGCCTTCACCTTCGATTTCCGCAAGACCGAGCACGGCTGGTTCCAGGCGCACATCTACAAGTTCGACGCCGAGACCTCGACCTTCATCGTCGAGACGACGGAGGAGGCCTACGAGGCCCACAAGCTGGGCGAGATGGACCAGCAGCAGTCGATCGACTTCTGCGAGACGCTGTTCGCCGAGGTGCTGGACGGCGCCAGGCTGATGACCAACGCGCGGCACCTGCGCGGGTCGGCCTGGCTGAACTTCTACCGGCTGATCTGCGGCAAGTGGAGCCACTTCAACGGCAACAGCCATGTCGTGCTGATGGGCGACGCCGCCCACACCGCGCATTTCGCCATCGGGTCGGGCACCAAGCTCGCCATCGACGACGCCATCGAGCTGACCAACCAGTTCCAGATCCTTGGCCACGACGCGGCGCGCATCCCCGAGGTGCTGGAGGCCTATGAGGAGGTGCGGCGGGTCGACGTGGCGCGCATCCAGAACGCCGCGCGCAACGCCATGGAGTGGTTCGAGGTGGTCGGCGACCGCTATGCCGACACGCTGGAGCCCGAGCAGTTCATGTACTCCATGCTCACCCGCTCGCAGCGCATCAGCCACGAGAATCTGCGGCTGCGCGACAAGGACTGGCTGGAGGGGTACGAGCGCTGGTTCGCCCGGCGCAGCGGCCTGACGGTGGCCGAGGGCGAGCGGGCGCTGCCGCCGATGTTCACCCCCTACAGCATCCGCGGCGTCACGCTGCCCAACCGCATCGTTGTGTCGCCGATGGCGATGTACTCGGCGACGGACGGGGTGGCCGGCGACTTCCATCTGGTGCATCTCGGTGCCCGCGCCATGGGCGGGGCGGGGCTGGTGTTCGGCGAGATGACCTGCGTGTCGCCCGACGCCCGCATCACCCCCGGCTGCCTCGGCCTGTGGAACGGGGAGCAACGGGACGGCTGGAGGCGCATGGTGGCGTTCATCCACGCCAACAGCGACGCCAAGGTCGGCATCCAGCTCGGCCATGCCGGGCGCAAGGGGGCGACGAAGCTGGCCTGGGAGGGCATCGACCAGCCGCTGGAGGAGGGGGGCTGGCCGCTGATCTCCGCCTCCGCCCTGCCGTACCTGCCGCACTCGCAGGTGCCGCGGGCGATGGACCGGGCCGACATGGACCGGGTGCGCGACGACTTCGTCCGCTCCGCCAAACTCGCCGCGGAGACCGGGGCGGACTGGCTGGAGCTGCACTGCGCCCACGGCTATCTGCTGTCGAGCTTCCTGTCGCCGCTGACCAACCGGCGCGAGGACGAGTATGGCGGGTCGCACGAAAACCGCGCCCGCTTCCCGCTGGAGGTGTTCCATGCCATCCGCGCGGTGTGGCCGCAGGACAAGCCCATCTCGGTCCGCCTGTCCTGCCACGACTGGGTCGAGGGCGGCAACACGCCGGACGACGCGGCGATCTTCGCCCGCATGTTCAAGGAGGCTGGGGCCGACATGATCGACTGTTCCTCCGGACAGGTGTCGAAGGAGGAGAAGCCGGTCTACGGCCGGCTGTTCCAGACCCCCTTCTCCGACAAGATCCGCAACGAGGTGGGCATCCCGACCATCGCGGTCGGCGCCATTTCGGAGGCCGACCACGCCAATTCGGTCATCGCCGCCGGCCGCGCCGACCTCTGCGCCGTCGCCCGCCCGCATCTGGCCGACCCGGCCTGGGCGCTGCACGAGGCGGCGAAGATCGGCCTGACGGAGATCGCGTGGCCCAGGCAGTA